GGTGGCCGGTCGTAGCGGGTGCCTGTGTGGTGCGCGCGTTTGATCAGCTTGCTGCCGACGTTGCTGCGTTTGACCACGCGTGGGTAGGAGCGGTGGCGGCGGCCCCGGGCGCGTCGGTGTCGGATCTCCTCAAGCGTCTCGATGATCGCGTTCTTCAGGCGGTGAGGGGGAAAAACCCGCCTGGTTGGTGACCTGGCGGCGCACAGCGTTGAGACTTCGGACGAAGGACAACCCGTCGACGTCGGGCCCGTCGTCCGGACCGAGGCCCTCGGCGGCCTCCAACATCAACGCCCGCACCGCGTAGTGGGTCAGCAGCAACGCCCAGATCTCCTGCCGGACCAACTCCGGGGACTTCGACCGCAGCACCCTGCCATGCGGCATCTGATGGGTCTCGATCTCGTCCAGGGTCAGCTCGAACTCCCACCGCTGCCGATACAGCACCGCCAACTCCACCGCCGGCGCCACCTCGTGATCCATGATCGACACCACCAGGCGGATCATCTCGGGCTGCCCGCCGCGGTCGGTCACCGAGTACTCCACCACCCGCACCGGCAACCGCGACCCCTCCGGCGCCCGCGACCGCTTGCCCCGCTTCAGGTCCGCCTTGACCTTCGAGGGCAGCAGCTCACTGCGGTAGGACCCGTCGGGAAGCCACCCCAACACCGGCAGGTCCACATCGTCACGGACCCGCCACACCAATTGCGCCCCGCTCCGGCGCGCCCGCTGCCACAAGTCGTAGGAGAACACACCGCGATCGGCCAGCACCAGCATGTCCGGCTCGAACGCCGCCACCAACCGCTCGCACAAGCCGCGTTCCTGCACCCGCCAGGAATCCAACTCCGCCGCCACGATCGCATGCGTGCCGCACTCGCCCAGCCCCATGATCCGCACCTGCGGAAACGGGCTCTGCCCGCCCTTGTGCGGCTTCTTGCCGAACTCGGCTACGTTGGCCGCCGTGTCGGGCAAGTCCAGCACGACACCGTCGACCGCCATCACCCGCCACCCGTGAAACCACGCCCCCCGCGTTCCGGCATGGGCCATCGGCACCGCCACCCGGTCGAACAGCACCCGCAGCGGCGCCTCGCCCAACCGCCCCCGCGCCTGGGAGATCGCCCCCGTCGTGGGCACCGTCCACCCCTGCCGCCACGTGCCCAGAAACCGCAGACCGTCGACCAGCTTGCGCATCACCTCTTCGTAACCGTCATCGAAGAACAGGCACAGCGCCAGCACGTAGTAGACGACCACCCGCGCGGGCAGCAGACGCGACCGCCTCTCCCGACGCCCCGTTTCCGCGAGCACCTCGTCCACCAGATCCCGGTCGAACACACGGGCCAGCACACCGATGCTGATCCCATCGGTGAAACGGCGAGCAGACGGCACTGATCAACAGTACTGCCAACCAATCCACTCGCCTCAACCCGCACACCAAGGCCACTAACTAAGCGGCATTGCCGTCGACGCCGCGCAGCGGGAGCGTCTGGCTGTAGACGATGCTGGTCGTCGTGGTGCCGAGCCCGGTCAGCTCGTTCACGATCAGCTCCAGGTGCTGCATGGACGTGGCAGCGATCTTGATCGTGTAGCAGTCCTCGCCGGTGGTGCGCAGGCACTCCAGGAACTCGGAACGTTCGGCGAGCAGCCGGTGCAGCGGCTGGTGCTGGTTGCCGGGGTACTTCAGCCGCACGACCGCGAGCACCCCGAACCCCACCCGGTCGAGGTCGACGGTGGCACGGTAACCGGTGATGATCCCCGTGTTCTCCATCCGCTTGACCCGCTCGGTCACTGCCGACGCGCTCAGCTTCACCCGCCGCCCCAACTCGGTGAGCGCCACCCTGCCGTCCTGCTGCAACTCCGCGAGGATCGCCCAGTCGGTCGCGTCCAATGTCTCGGTCATCTCCGCAATCTACCGTGAGATCCACGGCGAATACCACGCAATGCCGTGGATAGTCTCTTCACCAGCCGTCCTCACCCACATAGTCTTGAGGCATGTTGATCGGCGTGAACGTCCCCAACTTCGGGCCGGGAACCCGCCCCGAAGTGCTCCGCGACTGGGCGCGCACGGTGGAAGGTCTCGGGTTCGACCTGCTCATGGTGTCCGACCACGTGGCGATCACCCCCGATGTGGCCGCGCAGTACCCGGCGCCCTTCTACGACCCGTTCACCACGCTGTCGTGGCTCGCCGGGACCACCGAGCGGATCGCCCTCGGCACGACCGTGCTCATCGCGCCCTACCGGCACCCGCTGCTCGTCGCCAGGATGGCCGCAAACCTCAACGACCTCAGCGGCGGCAGGTTCGTGCTCGGTGTCGGCATCGGCTGGGCCCGCCAGGAGTTCGAGGCGCTCGGCGTACCGTTCCACCGCCGTGGCGCGCTGACCGACGAGCTGATCACGACCGTCCGCGAGGCGTGGCGCGACGACGGCTACCGCGCCGGCACCATCCCGGTCTGGGTCGGCGGGCACGGCGACGCCGCGCTGAGGCGCGCGGTCCGGCTCGGCGACGCGTGGCACCCGCTGCGGCAGACACCCGCCGGCTGGCGGGCTTCCCTGGCCCGGTTGAAGGAGATCGCCGACGACGAGGGTCGCCCGGTCCCCGGTCTCGCGCCACGCATCCTGTTGCGGGTGACCGAGGCGCCGGTGGACGACCGGAGGCTCGGCGAAGGCACGCTCGACCAGGTCGCCCAAGACCTCGAAGACCTGCGCGCGGACGGCGTTCGCGCCGTCGTGCTCGACCCGTTCGTCGGTGACCCAGAAGAAACACGGCACCCGCACGCCCCGTGGCGCATGCTGGCCGCCGTCCGTGAGCTGTCGGAGCTGTCGGAGCTGTCGGACAAGAAGGAGATGCAGTGAACCCGGAACACCTGCGGCGGGCCATCGCGCTGGCCTCCGAGGCACGCACGGCCGGCAACCCTCCGTTCGGGTCGCTACTGGTAGGCCCGGACGGGTCGGTGCTGGTCGAGGAACGCAACACCACTCTCACCGACGGCGACATCACCGCGCACCCCGAGCTGAAGGTGGCCCGCTGGGCAGCGCGGGAGCTGGACCCGCAGACGGCGGCGATGACCACCATGTACACCAGCTGCGAACCGTGCGGCATGTGCGCCGGCGCGCTGGCCCGGTCCGGGATCGGCCACGTGGTCTTCGCCCTGTCGGGTGAGCAACTCGACGGACTGCGCACCGCGGGCGGCTTCCCGCCGGTGCCGGTCGACGGCCCGCACCTGTACGAGGCGGCGAAGGCCCCCGTCGAGGGGTACTACCCATGACGCGCTCAGCCGCTGAAACCTGACCCGGTCGAGTGAAGTCGGATCGGTGACGGCTGCGGCGGCCGTGGTGATCCTGCCCTGGTTAGACGGAGTCGCGTTTCCAGGGCTCAGGCTGCTGAAGCAATCCTGATGCATCAGAGTTCGTACTCCATCGGCGCGGGCGTGCACTGCTCTCCGCGGGTGAATCCGGCGTGAGGTGCCATCACTGCGGTGGTCATGCCGCGTCACCTCGGCGTACATCACCTCTCCGACGCCGAGGACCGACCGCACATGACCGTGTCCGCCCCTTCGCGCCCTGCGACGCTGGCCGAGTGGATCGCCGCCACCATCCCGCCGGGCATCCCCACCCTGGACGCCGCCCCGACCGGGATGTTGACGTTTCTGTTCTACGGTCGGGCCTCCACCGCCGAGCACCAGGACCCGCGTACCTCCAAGGCGTGGCAGTTCGACGTCGCCCACCGGCTCGTCGACGGGCACGGCACGATCGTCGGCGAGTACTTCGAGACCGCCTGCTCCCGCCAGGTGCCCTGGCCCCAACGCCCCCAAGCCGCAGCCCTGCTCAGCGCCATCACCGACCCCGCCAACAGGATCGACGCGATCGTGGTCGGCGAGTACGAACGCGCCTTCTTCGACAACGCCCAACTCGACGCCCTGCGCGTCGTGCTCGAATAGCACGGCGTGCAACTGTGGCTGCCGGAGGCCGGTGGTGTCGTGCGGTTCGGCAGTCCTCTGCACGAGGCGCTGCTGACCGTCCTCGCGGCCCGCTCCCAGGCCGAGGTCGTGCGCTCCCGACACCGGGTCACGATCGCCATGCGGATGCAGACCGTTGAGCAGGGCCGCTACCTCGGTGGCCGGCCACCGTACGGCTACCGGCTCGTCGACGCCGGAGCACACCCCAACCGTGCCCTTGCCAAGCTCCACCCGGCCGCCGAGGTCGACCAGGCGCTCGGGACCGCGGCGATCGCCGGCCGGTTCGCCGAGAACGACCTGATCCGCATCCTGGCCCACCAAGCCGGCCGCGACCAGGCCGAGCCGACCAGGGCCGGTGAGGCGCACAGCCTGCAACCCAGGCACCTCGGCCTGGTCCAACTTCGGCATCACCACGGAAGGGAATGAGGCGTGATGGCGGCGCCACTGCGCACCGTCGCGGGCTCGGGCGGCGACCCGCTGGCTGAGGCGATCGAACTGACCAAACGCCTGAAACTGCCCTACATCCGGCGATCGCTGACCGACCTGATCCCGACCGCCAAAGCGCAGCGCTGGGACCCCGCCGAGGTCGTCCGCGTCCTGCTCGCCGAGGCTCTGGCACACATTCGATGACGTCGACCGGACCGGTCACGTCCGTGCCAGGACGCGGCGTCGGAGCAGGTCGAAGCCCGCTCGACCGAACATGGCTCGTTTGATCAGCTTCAACCGGTTGACGTTTCCCTCCGTCGGACCGTTGCTGTGCGGCAAGGTCAAACCGGCCACCACCGCGTCCCAATCGCGCCGCAGGGCGGTCGCAAAGGCCCGGGTCCCGCTTGTTGATCATGTCGTGTGCTTGTCGCCGATCTGCTCGCCGTCGTGTTCCCGCATCTGTCCGCGGTACGGGTGGAGAAAGTCGCCCGTACCGGTGGCTCGGTCGCGTTGCATGCCAGGCCGACATCGCCGACAGCGGCGTGTCCGCGCTGCGGCGTGTCCGCGCTGCGGCGTCGACTCGGCGCGGGTGCACAGCCGCTACCCGCGCACCGTGTCGGACATGGCGGTGTCCCGGGCAGGAGACGGTGCTGCGCCTGGAGGTGCGCCGGTTCTTCTGTCGCAACGAACAGTGTGAGCGTCGGATCTTCGCCGAGCAGGTCGACGGTCTGACCATCCGTTATGGACGGCGGAGTGTCCAACTCCGCGACGTGCTGGTGCGGGTGGCATTGGCCTTGGGCGGTCGGCCGGGGGCGCGGTTGTGTGTCGGGCTTGCCGGTGCGGTGAGCAGGATGACGCTGCTGCGGCTCATCCGGGCCCTGCCCGAGCCGGAGATCGGGTCGTTACAGGTGGTCGGGGTGGACGAGTGGGCGTTCCGCAAGGGCCGGAACTACGGGACGATCCTGGTGGACATGGCCACCCGCCGCCCGGTGGACCTGCTGCCCGAGGCCACCTCCGACGCCCTGGCATCGTGGTTGGCCCGGCACCCGGGCATCGAGGTGGTCTGCCGGGACCGTGCCGGCTACTTCGCCGACGGAGCCCGACGCGGAGCCCCCGACGCGATCCAGGTCGCGGACAGGTGGCATCTGCTCGCGAACCTCTCCGCCGCGGTCGAGCGGGTGATCAGCCGCTGCCGCTGCTGCCTGCGCGACAAGCCCGACGATCAGGTCCGGACGTTACCCACACCCAAGGCGGCACAGGCCGACGGCCCACTGGCGCAACGGATCCAGGCCCGCCAGCCGCAGGTCCAGCGGATGATCGCCCAGGGCTGGACCATCACGGCCATCGCCCGGAGGCTGAACCTTGATCGCAAGACCGTGCGTCGTTACGCCCGCCGCGACCTCGACGACCTGATGAGCACGGCGACCAACCGCCACAGCCTCATCGACGCCTACATGCCCTACCTGCAGCGACGCTGGGGCGAGGGCTGTGTCAACGCCGCGGTCCTCTACGCCGAGATCACAGCCCGGGGCTTCCGCGGCAGCCGCCAACTCGTGCGCCGTCGCCTCCAGCACTGGCACGTCGCCGGCACTCCTGCCGAGCCGCCGCCCACGGTCACTCCCAGGAAGGTGACCGGTTGGATCATGAGACGGCCCGAGGAGCTCACCGACCGGGAACGGGAACACCTGGACCGGATCCTGTGCCGTTCCGACCAAGTCGCCGTCACCGGCCGACTCGCCGCGGAGTTCGCCTCGCTGCTACGTCAACGCAGTGGGCACCAGCTCGAAGACTGGGTCCGGCAAGCCGAAGCCGGCGACGTCCGCGAGATCCGGGCCTTTGCGACCGCCCTGCGGCGCGATTGGGACGCGGTGGTGGCCGGTTTGACCTTGCCGCACAGCAACGGTCCGACGGAGGGAAACGTCAACCGGTTGAAGCTGATCAAACGAGCCATGTTCGGTCGAGCGGGCTTCGACCTGCTCCGACGCCGCGTCCTGGCACGGACGTGACCGGTCCGGTCGACGTCATCGAATGTGTGCCAGAGCCACAATCGACCAGCGCGATCACCTCGCGGTGTGTGCGGTACTCCGTGCTGGACGGCGTGGAGAAGTGCCGTCCGGTCGAGCTGGACGAGGATCGGGCCGCGCACCACGTCGTGCTCGATTTCGGTCCGGGACAGTTCGGCGTCCGCTGGGAGTGGCCGCCCGCTGGAGGCGGCACGGGTGAGCGGATCCCCGGTTCGGGGAGGGCAAAGGATTCTCGGAACTGACGAACCGGCGCACGCTGTCGCCGTGCACACGGTCGGTCGCCTCGCCTTCCATGAGCAGCACCGCGAAACTCGATCGGTCGTGCTCCCAGACGCGGGCTTGGACGTGGAGTTCGACGGTGGCCATTGCATGTGCCTGCTTCCCGACTCCACGGTGGCGGTGGAATACCGCGAGGGGCGTTCAGCCGACTTTCCTTGTTGTCCGGCACGGGCGATCAACGAGTCGACCGCGGTGAACACCGGGTCCACGTGCGGGATGAGCCCGTCGGCCACGGCGTCGACCGCGCGGCACACCGCCACCAGCGTTGCTGGTTGCCGTAGCCGACGAGCGCCTTCTGCCACTCGGCCAACCCGAGGTCGAGGGCGGTGCCGCCTGCGTAGGACCTGCCGACGGTGACCAGATCTACGCCAACACGATCTTCGGTGACCGGTGACGTCCTCCAGCGTCTTGGGGGAGCCGCGAGCCAATCAGCCTTGGCGGCGCTGGCCGGCTGCCACGTGCCGTTCTCGGCGGAGGCGTACTCGCCGGTGGTGAACTCCTACCAGCTGGTGGTCTGGGTGTTGCCGATCACCGAGTTGGGCGCATAGACCTTGTCGAGCCGGTCTTTCCACAGCGACAGCGCGGACACCGCGTCGACGGAGGCGAGGTCGGTCGGCTCGGCCTTCGCGCCCCAGAGTCAGGCAGAACCTGGAAGGAGCCTTCCTCCGTGCCGACTGCGGAGAACGTGATGCCCTTCTTGCCCGCCTGCTCAACCTCCTCCAGTGCCGCCGTCAGCGACTTCCAGTCGCAGATGGACTCGACCTCGACACCCGCGTCGGCGAGGACCTTCTTGTAGGCAGAGAGGTCCTTGGTGGCCATCAGCTGCCTCACGTGGCGCAGCTGCCCGCGTCGCGGTCGTTGGAACACGTGCTCGCCGTCCAGCACTGGCCGCACGACGTCGTCGACCACCTCCTCGCCGACCCTCGCGCAC
This is a stretch of genomic DNA from Saccharothrix ecbatanensis. It encodes these proteins:
- a CDS encoding IS4 family transposase gives rise to the protein MPSARRFTDGISIGVLARVFDRDLVDEVLAETGRRERRSRLLPARVVVYYVLALCLFFDDGYEEVMRKLVDGLRFLGTWRQGWTVPTTGAISQARGRLGEAPLRVLFDRVAVPMAHAGTRGAWFHGWRVMAVDGVVLDLPDTAANVAEFGKKPHKGGQSPFPQVRIMGLGECGTHAIVAAELDSWRVQERGLCERLVAAFEPDMLVLADRGVFSYDLWQRARRSGAQLVWRVRDDVDLPVLGWLPDGSYRSELLPSKVKADLKRGKRSRAPEGSRLPVRVVEYSVTDRGGQPEMIRLVVSIMDHEVAPAVELAVLYRQRWEFELTLDEIETHQMPHGRVLRSKSPELVRQEIWALLLTHYAVRALMLEAAEGLGPDDGPDVDGLSFVRSLNAVRRQVTNQAGFSPSPPEERDHRDA
- a CDS encoding Lrp/AsnC family transcriptional regulator, which translates into the protein MTETLDATDWAILAELQQDGRVALTELGRRVKLSASAVTERVKRMENTGIITGYRATVDLDRVGFGVLAVVRLKYPGNQHQPLHRLLAERSEFLECLRTTGEDCYTIKIAATSMQHLELIVNELTGLGTTTTSIVYSQTLPLRGVDGNAA
- a CDS encoding LLM class flavin-dependent oxidoreductase encodes the protein MLIGVNVPNFGPGTRPEVLRDWARTVEGLGFDLLMVSDHVAITPDVAAQYPAPFYDPFTTLSWLAGTTERIALGTTVLIAPYRHPLLVARMAANLNDLSGGRFVLGVGIGWARQEFEALGVPFHRRGALTDELITTVREAWRDDGYRAGTIPVWVGGHGDAALRRAVRLGDAWHPLRQTPAGWRASLARLKEIADDEGRPVPGLAPRILLRVTEAPVDDRRLGEGTLDQVAQDLEDLRADGVRAVVLDPFVGDPEETRHPHAPWRMLAAVRELSELSELSDKKEMQ
- a CDS encoding nucleoside deaminase, yielding MNPEHLRRAIALASEARTAGNPPFGSLLVGPDGSVLVEERNTTLTDGDITAHPELKVARWAARELDPQTAAMTTMYTSCEPCGMCAGALARSGIGHVVFALSGEQLDGLRTAGGFPPVPVDGPHLYEAAKAPVEGYYP
- a CDS encoding ISL3 family transposase, with protein sequence MSCACRRSARRRVPASVRGTGGESRPYRWLGRVACQADIADSGVSALRRVRAAASTRRGCTAATRAPCRTWRCPGQETVLRLEVRRFFCRNEQCERRIFAEQVDGLTIRYGRRSVQLRDVLVRVALALGGRPGARLCVGLAGAVSRMTLLRLIRALPEPEIGSLQVVGVDEWAFRKGRNYGTILVDMATRRPVDLLPEATSDALASWLARHPGIEVVCRDRAGYFADGARRGAPDAIQVADRWHLLANLSAAVERVISRCRCCLRDKPDDQVRTLPTPKAAQADGPLAQRIQARQPQVQRMIAQGWTITAIARRLNLDRKTVRRYARRDLDDLMSTATNRHSLIDAYMPYLQRRWGEGCVNAAVLYAEITARGFRGSRQLVRRRLQHWHVAGTPAEPPPTVTPRKVTGWIMRRPEELTDREREHLDRILCRSDQVAVTGRLAAEFASLLRQRSGHQLEDWVRQAEAGDVREIRAFATALRRDWDAVVAGLTLPHSNGPTEGNVNRLKLIKRAMFGRAGFDLLRRRVLART